In Sphingobacterium sp. R2, the genomic stretch TTGATTTTGAAAAGCCAATTGCGGACTTGCAATTGCAAATTGAGAAGGTAACTCAAGTTGCCGAAAAGACTCAAGTTGACATGAGCGCAACAGTTCGTGAACTGGAGGAAAAGCTTGCTTCGACCGAGAAAGATATATACGGCAATTTAACCGGATGGCAAAATGTACAGATGTCACGCCACCCTGATCGCCCGCAGACTTATGATTACATAGAAGCTATATGTGATGAATTCATCGAATTGCATGGTGACAGGAATGTTAAAGACGATAAAGCGATTGTCGGGGGGATGGCCTCAATAGACGGTAATGCGGTTATGATCATTGGCCATCAAAAAGGCAAGAATACAAAAGAGCGTCAATACCACAATTTTGGAATGGCCAATCCTGAAGGCTACAGAAAGGCATTGCGTTTGATGAAAATGGCTGAAAAGTTCAATAAACCCGTTATCACCTTAATTGATACGATGGGAGCCTATCCAGGATTGGAAGCTGAAGAACGCGGACAAGG encodes the following:
- a CDS encoding acetyl-CoA carboxylase carboxyltransferase subunit alpha, which gives rise to MKTTFDFEKPIADLQLQIEKVTQVAEKTQVDMSATVRELEEKLASTEKDIYGNLTGWQNVQMSRHPDRPQTYDYIEAICDEFIELHGDRNVKDDKAIVGGMASIDGNAVMIIGHQKGKNTKERQYHNFGMANPEGYRKALRLMKMAEKFNKPVITLIDTMGAYPGLEAEERGQGEAIARNLMEMAVLKVPIICVVIGEGASGGALGIGVGNRVYMMEHTWYSVISPESCSSILWRSWDHKEKAAEALKLTSRDMLGNGLIDGIIPEPLGGAHQDPAAAAANLKNQLLKDLTELTVKDSDTLVSERIDKFSKMGVVTE